The proteins below come from a single Hirundo rustica isolate bHirRus1 chromosome 6, bHirRus1.pri.v3, whole genome shotgun sequence genomic window:
- the TC2N gene encoding tandem C2 domains nuclear protein isoform X2 has translation MATECIKTCCKLCFCMDKEKNDFSMVQESEAVAASKPTIVEQPPLSSVSVKRQVGCSEDYLLSKLPLDGQEVPFVVPPFKLAYVQPKNRPSISHAGGIKESARASFGDRKAELHGVYQWPRYDVYNPFYLEHRVSPDLIRRFQAKSDSRKLYGSVSDLRPSALPGSLDVSRSMFDLRSPPHRFMKRYDSVSSVPSSTSSRKDSQGSNRSLDTITLSGDERDFGRLNVKLCYVSSVEQIWITVLHCKDLTWPSSCGENPRICVKGILTLPKPVHFKSSAKEGCNDIEFMETFVFAIKLQSLQAVRLVFKIQTQTPRKKTIGECSLALRELSSQESDHWLDISPPSKAPVCRAELQIGTCFQAINRRIQLQILEAQNLPVSSTPLPSNFFVKVGMFSTEGIVYKKKTRLLKSTNGQVKWGEMMAFPVSQAEQGISFLIKLYSRSSVRRKHFLGQVWLSSDSSNSEAVEQWKDTIANPEKVVVKWYSIGPS, from the exons ATGGCAACAGAATGTATAAAAACCTGCTGTAAATTGTGTTTCTGCatggacaaagaaaaaaatgatt TTTCCATGGTGCAGGAATCTGAAGCAGTAGCTGCAAGCAAGCCAACTATTGTAGAGCAGCCTCCATTGTCTTCTGTGTCAGTGAAGCGTCAAGTTGGCTGTTCCGAGGATTATTTGCTTTCTAAACTGCCCCTGGATGGTCAGGAGGTACCATTTGTGGTCCCTCCATTCAAACTGGCTTATGTACAGCCAAAGAACCGTCCCAGCATCTCACATGCTGGAGGGATTAAAG AGTCAGCCAGAGCGTCGTTCGGTGACCGGAAAGCAGAACTGCACGGCGTGTACCAGTGGCCCCGCTATGACGTGTACAACCCCTTCTATCTGGAGCATCGGGTTTCACCAGACCTCATCAGGCGCTTCCAAGCAAAATCAGATAGTAGGAAACTGTATGGATCAG TTAGTGATTTAAGGCCCAGCGCTTTGCCTGGATCCCTTGATGTAAGCCGCTCGATGTTTGATCTCAGGAGCCCACCTCACCGATTCATGAAG AGATATGATTCAGTCTCCAGTGTACCCAGCAGTACCTCCTCCAGGAAGGATTCACAAGGCAGTAACAGGAGTCTGG ATACTATTACATTATCAGGTGATGAACGAGATTTTGGAAGACTGAATGTGAAGTTGTGTTATGTTTCTTCTGTAGAACAGATTTGGATCACAGTTTTACAT TGCAAAGACCTGACCTGGCCTTCTAGCTGTGGGGAAAATCCTCGTATCTGTGTCAAGGGAATTCTCACGCTGCCCAAGCCAGTGCATTTCAAATCTTCTGCCAAGGAGGGCTGCAAT gaCATTGAATTTATGGAAACTTTTGTTTTTGCTATTAAACTGCAAAGCCTGCAGGCTGTCAGATTAGTATTTAAAATCCAGACACAGACTCCCAGGAAAAAAACTATTGGAGAATGTTCCTTGGCACTGCGGGAGCTGAGCTCACAGGAGTCAGATCATTGGCTGGATATATCTCCTCCTTCCAAAGCACCT GTGTGCCGTGCAGAACTTCAAATAGGAACTTGTTTTCAAGCAATAAACAGGAGGATACAGTTACAGATTCTTGAAGCACAAAACCTTCCTGTTTCATCTACGCCACTGCCTTCAA ATTTCTTTGTGAAAGTTGGAATGTTTAGTACGGAAGGGATCGTCTATAAAAAGAAGACTCGCCTTCTGAAGTCCACTAATGGCCAAGTGAAGTGGGGAGAAATGATGGCTTTTCCAGTTAGCCAAGCAGAACAAGGAATTAGCTTTCTCATCAAGCTCTACAGCAGAAGCTCAGTGAGAAGAAAACACTTCCTAGGACAG GTCTGGTTAAGTTCTGATAGCAGCAACAGTGAAGCAGTAGAACAGTGGAAAGATACCATCGCAAACCCTGAAAAAGTTGTTGTTAAATGGTACAGCATTGGTCCCTCTTGA
- the TC2N gene encoding tandem C2 domains nuclear protein isoform X1 has product MATECIKTCCKLCFCMDKEKNDSVSMVQESEAVAASKPTIVEQPPLSSVSVKRQVGCSEDYLLSKLPLDGQEVPFVVPPFKLAYVQPKNRPSISHAGGIKESARASFGDRKAELHGVYQWPRYDVYNPFYLEHRVSPDLIRRFQAKSDSRKLYGSVSDLRPSALPGSLDVSRSMFDLRSPPHRFMKRYDSVSSVPSSTSSRKDSQGSNRSLDTITLSGDERDFGRLNVKLCYVSSVEQIWITVLHCKDLTWPSSCGENPRICVKGILTLPKPVHFKSSAKEGCNDIEFMETFVFAIKLQSLQAVRLVFKIQTQTPRKKTIGECSLALRELSSQESDHWLDISPPSKAPVCRAELQIGTCFQAINRRIQLQILEAQNLPVSSTPLPSNFFVKVGMFSTEGIVYKKKTRLLKSTNGQVKWGEMMAFPVSQAEQGISFLIKLYSRSSVRRKHFLGQVWLSSDSSNSEAVEQWKDTIANPEKVVVKWYSIGPS; this is encoded by the exons ATGGCAACAGAATGTATAAAAACCTGCTGTAAATTGTGTTTCTGCatggacaaagaaaaaaatgatt cAGTTTCCATGGTGCAGGAATCTGAAGCAGTAGCTGCAAGCAAGCCAACTATTGTAGAGCAGCCTCCATTGTCTTCTGTGTCAGTGAAGCGTCAAGTTGGCTGTTCCGAGGATTATTTGCTTTCTAAACTGCCCCTGGATGGTCAGGAGGTACCATTTGTGGTCCCTCCATTCAAACTGGCTTATGTACAGCCAAAGAACCGTCCCAGCATCTCACATGCTGGAGGGATTAAAG AGTCAGCCAGAGCGTCGTTCGGTGACCGGAAAGCAGAACTGCACGGCGTGTACCAGTGGCCCCGCTATGACGTGTACAACCCCTTCTATCTGGAGCATCGGGTTTCACCAGACCTCATCAGGCGCTTCCAAGCAAAATCAGATAGTAGGAAACTGTATGGATCAG TTAGTGATTTAAGGCCCAGCGCTTTGCCTGGATCCCTTGATGTAAGCCGCTCGATGTTTGATCTCAGGAGCCCACCTCACCGATTCATGAAG AGATATGATTCAGTCTCCAGTGTACCCAGCAGTACCTCCTCCAGGAAGGATTCACAAGGCAGTAACAGGAGTCTGG ATACTATTACATTATCAGGTGATGAACGAGATTTTGGAAGACTGAATGTGAAGTTGTGTTATGTTTCTTCTGTAGAACAGATTTGGATCACAGTTTTACAT TGCAAAGACCTGACCTGGCCTTCTAGCTGTGGGGAAAATCCTCGTATCTGTGTCAAGGGAATTCTCACGCTGCCCAAGCCAGTGCATTTCAAATCTTCTGCCAAGGAGGGCTGCAAT gaCATTGAATTTATGGAAACTTTTGTTTTTGCTATTAAACTGCAAAGCCTGCAGGCTGTCAGATTAGTATTTAAAATCCAGACACAGACTCCCAGGAAAAAAACTATTGGAGAATGTTCCTTGGCACTGCGGGAGCTGAGCTCACAGGAGTCAGATCATTGGCTGGATATATCTCCTCCTTCCAAAGCACCT GTGTGCCGTGCAGAACTTCAAATAGGAACTTGTTTTCAAGCAATAAACAGGAGGATACAGTTACAGATTCTTGAAGCACAAAACCTTCCTGTTTCATCTACGCCACTGCCTTCAA ATTTCTTTGTGAAAGTTGGAATGTTTAGTACGGAAGGGATCGTCTATAAAAAGAAGACTCGCCTTCTGAAGTCCACTAATGGCCAAGTGAAGTGGGGAGAAATGATGGCTTTTCCAGTTAGCCAAGCAGAACAAGGAATTAGCTTTCTCATCAAGCTCTACAGCAGAAGCTCAGTGAGAAGAAAACACTTCCTAGGACAG GTCTGGTTAAGTTCTGATAGCAGCAACAGTGAAGCAGTAGAACAGTGGAAAGATACCATCGCAAACCCTGAAAAAGTTGTTGTTAAATGGTACAGCATTGGTCCCTCTTGA